In the Magnolia sinica isolate HGM2019 chromosome 15, MsV1, whole genome shotgun sequence genome, one interval contains:
- the LOC131227510 gene encoding glutathione transferase GST 23-like, producing MEMGGEVKLFGALPSPLCYRIEWALKHKGITYEYVHENLRDKSPLLLKYNPVYKKVPVLLHDGNPVAESLVILEYIDETWKENPILPEDPYQRAMARFWAKFADEKCFSSILTALFSQGKEQEQAIESSLEALKTLDAELEGKKFFGGETIGFVDIVAGWIPHWLPAMEEAADMKLFDAHQFPSLDAWAKNINEVPVIKENLPPRDKMMTAYHGMRKNMVSSATSK from the exons ATGGAAATGGGAGGAGAAGTGAAGCTGTTTGGAGCATTACCAAGCCCTCTCTGCTATAGGATTGAATGGGCCCTTAAGCACAAGGGAATCACATACGAATACGTCCATGAAAATCTACGTGACAAAAGTCCATTGCTTTTGAAGTACAATCCTGTTTACAAGAAGGTTCCAGTGCTCTTGCACGATGGAAATCCAGTCGCGGAATCGCTCGTCATTCTCGAATACATCGACGAAACGTGGAAGGAAAATCCCATATTGCCTGAAGATCCTTACCAGCGAGCAATGGCACGGTTCTGGGCCAAGTTCGCCGATGAGAAG TGTTTCTCTAGCATTCTCACTGCTTTATTTTCGCAAGGAAAAGAGCAAGAACAAGCAATAGAATCCTCATTAGAAGCGCTCAAGACCCTCGATGCAGAGCTTGAAGGGAAGAAATTCTTTGGAGGAGAGACGATCGGGTTCGTAGATATAGTGGCTGGTTGGATCCCGCATTGGCTCCCTGCGATGGAGGAAGCGGCGGACATGAAGCTATTCGACGCTCATCAATTCCCATCACTCGATGCATGGGCCAAGAATATCAACGAAGTTCCAGTTATCAAAGAGAATCTCCCACCTCGTGATAAGATGATGACAGCCTACCACGGCATGAGGAAGAACATGGTTTCATCAGCCACCAGCAAATAA